In Paracoccus liaowanqingii, one DNA window encodes the following:
- a CDS encoding response regulator transcription factor yields the protein MRIVLIEDNQMLARAVEQALREQGHSVDWLADGQDGLDFLTHDGADLAIVDMNLPRLSGLDVIRRTIAMEMDIPVLVLTARDGLEDRVAGLDAGADDYMTKPFEMAELCARVRALGRRRGKRGHLVETVGGLFFDRAGRRVSGPDGVIELSRRELALWEALFDNAERVVGKSALCDSIYGTGADVDVNAVELLVSRLRRKIDGGGVQIRSIRGLGYILQQDSSI from the coding sequence ATGCGGATCGTCCTGATCGAAGACAACCAGATGTTGGCCCGCGCGGTCGAGCAAGCACTGCGCGAGCAGGGCCATTCCGTCGACTGGCTAGCCGACGGGCAGGACGGGCTGGATTTCCTAACCCATGACGGTGCAGATCTAGCCATCGTCGACATGAACCTGCCCCGGCTTAGCGGACTGGACGTGATCCGCCGGACCATCGCAATGGAGATGGACATCCCGGTGCTGGTTCTGACCGCGCGCGACGGACTGGAAGACCGCGTAGCGGGGCTGGATGCCGGGGCCGATGACTACATGACGAAACCGTTCGAGATGGCCGAATTGTGCGCGCGGGTGCGTGCGCTTGGTCGGCGGCGGGGCAAACGCGGCCATTTGGTAGAGACGGTAGGTGGGCTATTCTTCGACCGCGCAGGGCGCCGCGTCAGCGGTCCGGACGGAGTGATCGAACTATCGCGTCGCGAGCTGGCCCTGTGGGAGGCACTGTTCGACAATGCTGAACGCGTGGTGGGCAAATCGGCCCTGTGCGACAGCATATATGGTACCGGCGCCGATGTTGACGTGAACGCGGTCGAGCTATTGGTCTCGCGTCTGCGTCGGAAGATCGATGGCGGCGGGGTGCAGATCCGGTCTATCCGTGGTCTCGGCTACATCCTGCAACAAGACAGTTCCATATGA
- a CDS encoding GNAT family N-acetyltransferase, with protein MIKIRLRRATRADVEAIVTMLADDELGSLREGVSPVVAKCYLDAFNEIEGDTNQFLCVAEDEQRIVGTLQLTFIPGLSRNGTKRGQIEAVRIVSDRRGESLGEAMFAWAISECRSRGCSLVQLTTDKVRSDAHRFYDRLGFEPSHIGYKLKL; from the coding sequence ATGATTAAAATTCGGTTACGTCGAGCAACAAGGGCAGACGTTGAAGCGATTGTCACAATGCTTGCCGATGACGAGTTAGGTTCGTTGCGGGAAGGCGTTTCGCCAGTTGTAGCGAAATGCTATCTGGATGCTTTCAATGAGATTGAGGGCGATACAAATCAGTTCCTTTGTGTGGCCGAGGACGAACAGCGGATTGTCGGAACCCTTCAATTAACCTTTATTCCGGGGCTTTCTCGCAATGGCACCAAGCGCGGACAGATCGAGGCAGTACGGATTGTGAGCGACCGCCGGGGCGAAAGTCTGGGTGAAGCGATGTTTGCTTGGGCAATCAGTGAATGCCGATCGCGGGGGTGCTCGCTGGTTCAACTTACCACCGACAAGGTCCGATCTGATGCTCATCGCTTTTATGACCGTCTCGGCTTTGAGCCGAGCCATATCGGATACAAGCTAAAACTCTAG
- a CDS encoding IS5 family transposase: MRGTDKASGSLFSYVDLEARVPARHPLRKIRQVVNDALASLDAEFEALYTDFGRPSIAPERLIRASLLQILFSVRSERQLMEQMQYNLMFRWFVGLGIDDQVWVPTVFTKNRDRLLTTDMSRKVMGAILAHREVAPLLSDEHFSGDGTLVKAWASMKSFQPKPDITPPDDEGPGDPPSPDMTTADQPEPTQTETDPMLRPTRQHRNVEVDFRGERRSNATHASTTDPDARLYKKSPGTGAMLCFIGHALMENRSGLIVQGDLTEADGRAERRAALGMIHRHSPGSTRRLTLGADRGYDAAGFVADLRQACMTPHVAQRSRYSAIDGRTTWHDGYGLSLKHRKRIEEAFGWAKTVGRMAQTVYRGIERVRSRFVLTMAANNLARLPWLLAA; the protein is encoded by the coding sequence ATGCGCGGCACGGACAAAGCGAGCGGGTCGCTGTTCAGTTATGTTGATCTGGAAGCTCGTGTCCCTGCGCGGCATCCGCTGCGCAAGATCCGGCAGGTGGTGAACGACGCGCTTGCTAGCTTGGATGCCGAGTTCGAAGCGCTCTACACCGATTTCGGTCGCCCCTCGATTGCGCCGGAACGGCTGATCCGGGCCAGCCTGCTGCAGATCCTGTTCTCGGTCCGCTCAGAGCGGCAACTGATGGAGCAGATGCAATATAACCTGATGTTCCGTTGGTTCGTGGGGCTGGGCATCGATGACCAGGTCTGGGTCCCGACGGTGTTTACTAAGAACCGCGACAGACTGCTGACCACGGACATGTCGCGCAAGGTGATGGGGGCAATCCTGGCGCATCGCGAAGTCGCCCCGCTTTTGTCTGACGAGCATTTCTCGGGCGACGGAACGCTGGTCAAGGCTTGGGCCTCCATGAAGAGCTTTCAGCCGAAGCCTGACATCACACCCCCTGATGACGAGGGCCCGGGCGACCCGCCTTCACCAGACATGACCACCGCGGACCAGCCCGAACCGACCCAAACAGAGACAGACCCGATGCTCCGCCCCACCCGCCAACACCGCAATGTCGAAGTCGATTTCCGCGGCGAGCGGCGTTCGAACGCCACTCATGCCTCGACCACCGACCCGGACGCTCGGCTCTACAAAAAGTCGCCCGGCACCGGCGCAATGCTGTGCTTCATTGGCCATGCGCTGATGGAGAACCGCAGCGGCCTGATCGTTCAAGGAGATCTGACTGAAGCCGACGGCCGTGCCGAACGGCGCGCCGCGCTTGGCATGATTCACCGTCACTCCCCCGGATCGACCCGCAGGCTGACCCTTGGGGCAGACAGAGGATATGACGCCGCCGGGTTCGTTGCTGACCTGCGTCAGGCCTGCATGACACCGCATGTCGCGCAAAGATCGCGTTATTCAGCGATCGACGGGCGGACCACCTGGCACGACGGCTATGGTCTGTCCCTGAAGCACCGGAAGCGGATTGAGGAGGCGTTCGGGTGGGCGAAGACCGTCGGCAGAATGGCCCAGACCGTTTATCGTGGCATCGAACGAGTGCGCTCCCGCTTCGTTCTGACAATGGCGGCCAACAATCTCGCGCGGCTGCCCTGGTTGCTCGCGGCCTGA
- a CDS encoding sensor histidine kinase, producing MSAPDGRAVSLRTRLFVLIVVPQFVLAVLASVVLHWMARDMSRNLYDDTLKVVAHAVAREVMMTKGDLIAESLLTSLENAIGDPLFYQVHAAGGRFIVGRTDAPPMPAGREYPEAVPVFYNAVFNDQPVRAVVLREYITDPDLDGWTTVRVWQTVTRREALTLQMLGQAAAVVALMVASGAALVWFGINRGLSPLTDLRDAVALRNSQELHPIRRRVPREVVPLVATINGLFQRLAAELDRRRAFISNAAHQLRNPVAAIQAQAESALNAQSDADRQQRLTDLHELSRRLSRLTQQMLRLDAASDALDAQGGAPADLAQIVAEVARRHVPTALRREVDLSLDGVEGPLPVAANPVLLEEAVDNLIDNALKYGTPRGSDLRLELSRDGKMAELRVRDQGDGIPGQLHDAVFERFFRVSTADDGGSGLGLPIVRVIARRAGGDARVEPSDQGCVVLLALPLAEVDAETGKKN from the coding sequence ATGAGCGCGCCGGACGGTCGCGCGGTCAGTCTTAGAACGCGGCTGTTCGTGCTGATCGTGGTGCCACAGTTCGTCTTGGCGGTGCTGGCCAGCGTGGTGCTGCACTGGATGGCGCGGGACATGTCGCGCAACCTGTACGACGACACGTTGAAGGTGGTGGCCCATGCCGTCGCGCGCGAGGTGATGATGACCAAGGGCGACCTGATCGCGGAATCTTTGCTGACCTCATTGGAAAATGCGATCGGCGATCCGCTGTTCTATCAGGTCCACGCAGCGGGGGGACGTTTCATCGTTGGCCGCACTGACGCGCCGCCCATGCCCGCGGGCCGTGAATACCCCGAGGCCGTGCCCGTCTTCTACAACGCCGTCTTCAACGATCAGCCGGTCCGTGCGGTGGTGCTGCGCGAGTATATTACTGACCCCGATTTGGACGGTTGGACGACCGTGCGCGTCTGGCAGACCGTGACCCGGCGCGAGGCGCTGACCCTGCAGATGCTGGGACAGGCGGCGGCGGTGGTGGCACTGATGGTGGCATCGGGGGCGGCGCTGGTCTGGTTCGGCATCAACCGCGGCCTGTCGCCGCTGACCGACCTACGCGACGCGGTCGCCCTGCGCAACTCACAGGAGCTGCACCCGATCCGCCGCCGCGTCCCGCGCGAGGTGGTGCCATTGGTCGCCACTATCAACGGACTGTTCCAGCGACTTGCGGCGGAACTGGACCGACGACGGGCCTTCATCTCGAATGCCGCGCACCAGCTGCGCAACCCGGTGGCCGCGATTCAGGCGCAGGCAGAATCGGCGCTGAACGCACAATCGGATGCCGACCGCCAGCAGCGGTTGACTGACCTGCACGAACTGTCCCGCCGCCTGTCGCGCCTGACCCAGCAGATGCTGCGGCTGGACGCGGCCAGCGACGCGCTGGACGCCCAGGGAGGCGCCCCTGCCGACCTGGCGCAGATCGTGGCCGAGGTCGCGCGCCGCCACGTGCCCACGGCCCTGCGCCGCGAGGTGGACCTGTCCCTGGACGGGGTCGAGGGCCCGCTGCCCGTCGCCGCGAACCCCGTCCTGCTAGAGGAGGCGGTCGACAACCTGATCGACAACGCGCTGAAATACGGCACGCCCCGGGGCAGCGACCTGAGGCTGGAACTGTCGCGCGACGGCAAAATGGCTGAACTCCGCGTGCGCGATCAGGGCGACGGCATCCCCGGCCAATTGCACGACGCGGTGTTCGAGCGGTTCTTTCGCGTCAGCACGGCCGATGACGGTGGGTCGGGGCTCGGCCTGCCCATCGTGCGTGTCATCGCCCGGCGTGCGGGCGGCGATGCGCGGGTTGAGCCGTCGGATCAGGGCTGCGTCGTCCTGCTGGCGCTTCCTTTGGCAGAGGTTGATGCAGAAACAGGCAAAAAAAATTAA
- a CDS encoding Bug family tripartite tricarboxylate transporter substrate binding protein: MQYPSTAPGIAAALITFCIVATAILTPRAAHAQDVDFSGRSVDLIIPFSQGGGSDVWARFHAPLLARHMPGQPLIVVRNEPGGGGTRGSNAFADKAPRDGLSLLGISGSSLFAYLLGDFRVRYDFNDWTVLMASPTGGVVYVAGDLGLNSWQDIATLRDRQLVFASQGITSLDLVPMLAFRVLGLDAHYVFGYTGRHDGWEAMRLHEVNIDYQTTSAYLQNVVPMVAAGDAVPLFSWGIVAADGSVQRDPTFPDLPTLEELYEHLHGAHPSGQEYDAYRVFASAGFAAQKMLVLPRDTPPAIRDTWLQAIRAARSDPDYVDRAPAILGAYQSLVGEDAQNLAASVTRIDPDTRRFVLEWLADEYSIRLTE, translated from the coding sequence ATGCAATATCCCTCGACCGCCCCCGGTATCGCCGCGGCGCTAATTACATTCTGCATTGTAGCGACGGCGATCCTGACGCCGCGCGCGGCCCATGCACAGGACGTGGATTTCAGCGGGCGGTCTGTTGATTTGATCATCCCCTTCTCCCAGGGTGGAGGATCGGATGTCTGGGCGCGGTTTCACGCACCACTGCTCGCTCGTCACATGCCGGGCCAGCCATTGATTGTCGTACGGAACGAACCGGGCGGTGGCGGCACACGCGGATCGAACGCTTTCGCCGACAAGGCGCCGCGCGACGGCCTGAGCCTGCTAGGCATTTCAGGATCGTCGTTGTTCGCCTATCTGCTAGGCGATTTTCGCGTTCGCTACGATTTCAATGACTGGACGGTACTAATGGCTTCTCCCACCGGCGGGGTGGTCTATGTCGCAGGTGACCTAGGGCTTAATTCCTGGCAGGATATTGCGACGCTGCGCGATCGGCAACTGGTCTTCGCCAGCCAAGGGATTACCTCTCTGGACTTGGTACCAATGCTGGCCTTCCGCGTTCTGGGTTTGGATGCGCACTACGTCTTCGGATATACCGGCCGGCATGACGGGTGGGAAGCAATGCGCCTTCATGAAGTCAACATCGACTATCAGACCACCTCGGCCTATCTGCAGAACGTTGTGCCCATGGTCGCCGCGGGCGATGCGGTGCCGCTGTTCAGCTGGGGGATCGTCGCTGCCGACGGAAGCGTGCAGCGCGATCCGACCTTCCCGGACCTACCCACGCTGGAGGAGCTGTACGAACACCTGCACGGCGCGCACCCCTCGGGACAGGAATACGACGCCTACCGTGTCTTCGCCTCTGCCGGGTTCGCGGCGCAGAAGATGCTGGTTCTACCCCGAGATACTCCGCCCGCGATCCGGGACACTTGGCTGCAGGCGATCCGCGCGGCGCGCAGCGATCCGGACTATGTCGACCGCGCTCCCGCGATCCTGGGCGCCTATCAGTCGCTGGTCGGCGAGGATGCGCAGAACCTAGCCGCCAGCGTGACCCGGATCGACCCCGATACCCGCCGCTTCGTGCTGGAATGGCTGGCCGACGAATATTCGATCAGGTTGACGGAGTAG
- a CDS encoding D-2-hydroxyacid dehydrogenase family protein — translation MALKIAILDDYADVARLYAEWPQDDDVTVFHRTMTDQGELAATLAPFDVLCVMRERTPLGAELIKALPHLKLIVTTGARNLSIDVAAAQERGIVVCGTESRGTTTAEFVMALMLALTRRIVPEANSAAAGCWQMGMGRDLAGLTLGIAGYGRIGRKVAALARPFGVEVLAWSRSLTPEQASAEGVRHAADLDVLLRGSDIVSINLVLSEATRGLFGAREIGLMRSDALLLNTSRGPIVQVGPLLNALRDERLGGAALDVHDIEPLPDGDPILDRDLIDSGRLLVTPHLGYVSEQTFRMFHRQTVEAIEAWKAGRPIRVIGGGRQATPST, via the coding sequence ATGGCACTGAAAATTGCTATTCTCGACGATTACGCCGACGTGGCGCGCTTGTATGCCGAATGGCCGCAGGATGACGATGTCACCGTTTTCCACCGGACGATGACCGATCAGGGGGAGTTGGCCGCCACCTTGGCTCCATTTGACGTGCTGTGCGTGATGCGCGAACGGACACCGCTTGGCGCCGAGTTGATCAAAGCGCTGCCCCACCTGAAGCTGATCGTGACCACCGGGGCGCGCAACCTATCCATCGACGTGGCCGCAGCGCAGGAGCGCGGAATCGTCGTCTGCGGAACGGAATCTCGCGGGACCACCACGGCCGAATTCGTGATGGCCCTGATGTTGGCCCTGACCCGGCGCATCGTCCCCGAGGCAAATTCCGCCGCCGCCGGGTGCTGGCAAATGGGCATGGGCCGCGATTTGGCTGGGCTGACACTTGGCATCGCGGGTTATGGCCGCATCGGTCGCAAAGTCGCGGCGCTTGCCCGACCCTTCGGAGTAGAGGTCCTGGCTTGGTCGCGTAGCCTGACGCCCGAACAGGCCTCGGCCGAAGGGGTGCGCCACGCGGCCGATTTGGATGTGTTGCTGCGCGGATCTGACATCGTGTCGATCAACCTGGTCCTGTCCGAGGCGACGCGCGGCCTATTTGGCGCGCGAGAAATCGGGCTGATGCGTTCCGACGCGTTGCTGCTGAACACCTCTCGCGGACCGATCGTGCAGGTGGGACCGCTGCTGAATGCCCTGCGCGACGAGCGCTTGGGCGGGGCGGCGCTGGACGTGCACGATATCGAACCACTGCCGGACGGCGACCCGATCCTGGACCGCGACCTGATCGACAGCGGGCGGCTGCTGGTCACGCCGCATCTGGGCTATGTCAGCGAACAGACGTTCCGCATGTTCCACCGCCAGACCGTTGAGGCCATCGAGGCGTGGAAGGCCGGTCGGCCGATCCGGGTCATCGGCGGGGGGCGGCAGGCTACTCCGTCAACCTGA